One window from the genome of Deltaproteobacteria bacterium encodes:
- a CDS encoding adenylate kinase, giving the protein MRMIFLGKPGSGKGSQAKAITDRYSIPAISTGDLIRAAISGGTELGTRFKEYTSKGLLVPDELVLAMVEERLENPDCTKGFLLDGFPRTEPQADGLAAMLEKRQAPLSAVLYINVPDEILVERATGRRVCKESGAVYHVSFKPPMVEGVCDISGKALVHRDDDKKEVVVERLKEYDEKTSPLINYYRAKGILHEVDGVGSFQEVEGRISAALEEN; this is encoded by the coding sequence ATGAGAATGATATTTCTAGGCAAGCCAGGGTCTGGCAAGGGTAGCCAGGCAAAGGCTATTACTGACCGTTATTCAATCCCTGCGATTTCGACCGGGGACCTGATTCGCGCGGCGATATCAGGCGGAACAGAACTAGGAACACGTTTTAAAGAGTATACGTCGAAGGGGCTTCTGGTCCCCGATGAGTTGGTTCTGGCTATGGTCGAGGAACGGCTCGAGAATCCCGATTGTACCAAGGGATTTCTGCTGGACGGTTTCCCAAGAACCGAACCACAGGCTGACGGCTTGGCCGCTATGCTTGAGAAGCGCCAGGCGCCCTTGAGTGCCGTGCTCTATATCAATGTGCCAGACGAGATTCTGGTAGAGCGCGCAACAGGCCGTAGGGTCTGTAAAGAGAGCGGAGCGGTATACCATGTGTCATTTAAGCCCCCAATGGTAGAGGGCGTCTGTGACATCTCAGGTAAAGCTCTTGTGCATCGAGATGACGATAAAAAAGAGGTCGTGGTAGAGCGACTAAAAGAATACGACGAGAAAACCTCGCCGCTTATTAACTATTATCGTGCAAAGGGAATTTTGCATGAAGTTGATGGCGTCGGTTCGTTTCAAGAGGTGGAAGGCAGAATCAGTGCTGCTTTAGAGGAAAACTAG
- the rpsM gene encoding 30S ribosomal protein S13 → MARISGVDLPRKKRVEVALTYIFGIGPTLSKVIVGKANIDPETRTDKLTEGQVASLREIIEREYLVEGDLRRETSMNINRLMELGCYRGLRHRRGLPVRGQRTSTNARTRKGPRRLGRR, encoded by the coding sequence ATGGCACGTATCAGTGGTGTAGACTTACCGCGCAAGAAGCGGGTCGAGGTCGCCCTCACCTATATTTTCGGAATTGGGCCAACATTGTCTAAAGTAATTGTAGGCAAGGCTAACATCGATCCAGAAACTCGAACTGACAAGCTTACTGAAGGTCAGGTTGCGAGTCTTCGTGAGATTATCGAACGTGAATACCTCGTCGAAGGTGATTTACGTCGTGAAACATCGATGAACATCAATCGTTTGATGGAACTTGGTTGTTACCGTGGACTACGACATCGTCGTGGACTTCCGGTTCGTGGCCAACGTACCTCTACTAATGCTCGTACCCGCAAGGGACCTCGTCGCTTGGGTCGGAGATAA
- the rpmD gene encoding 50S ribosomal protein L30, which yields MAEKHFRIKLKKSGIGRPESQKKTLKGLGLTRFGRTVSLKDTPAIRGMIRKVVHLVEVEPVEGPIQ from the coding sequence ATGGCTGAAAAGCATTTTCGGATAAAGCTAAAGAAAAGTGGCATCGGACGACCCGAGTCTCAAAAGAAAACTCTTAAGGGACTTGGTCTGACACGTTTCGGTAGAACTGTATCTCTGAAGGATACGCCTGCCATTCGTGGAATGATTCGTAAGGTTGTACACCTCGTTGAGGTTGAGCCTGTCGAAGGACCGATTCAGTAA
- the rplO gene encoding 50S ribosomal protein L15: MQLHDLHAPKGANKNRRRVGRGESSGWGKTAGRGHKGQGARTGKGKTYAGFEGGQMPMYRRMPKRGFTNIFAKNWAEVNVDMLQRFFKADDVVNLDSLRAVGLATKTSDGIRVLGRGELSIALKIEAAHVTAGAKKKIEAAGGSVNG; the protein is encoded by the coding sequence ATGCAATTGCATGATCTCCATGCGCCTAAGGGTGCAAATAAGAATCGTCGTCGCGTTGGACGCGGCGAATCTTCTGGCTGGGGTAAAACCGCTGGCCGTGGACATAAAGGGCAGGGCGCTCGTACTGGTAAGGGTAAAACCTATGCTGGTTTCGAGGGTGGCCAGATGCCTATGTACCGTCGTATGCCAAAGCGTGGCTTCACGAATATTTTTGCCAAGAACTGGGCAGAAGTTAACGTTGATATGTTGCAACGCTTTTTCAAAGCAGATGACGTAGTGAACCTTGATTCATTGCGCGCGGTTGGACTTGCTACAAAAACGAGCGACGGTATCCGCGTTCTCGGTCGTGGTGAGTTGAGCATTGCTCTGAAGATAGAGGCAGCTCACGTGACTGCTGGTGCAAAGAAGAAAATTGAAGCAGCTGGCGGTAGCGTGAACGGATAA
- the secY gene encoding preprotein translocase subunit SecY: MVASGFWNIGKIPELRNRILFTAALLAIYRIGIFVAIPGVNRVELSKALSDLSGTLFGFFNMFSGGAFEQASIFALGIMPYISASIIMQLLAVVIPTVERLQKEGEAGRKKINQYTRYGTIALSIIQGFGVSTWLTQGIGGLTVVDNPGPSFYFMTILTLTAGTTFVMWLGEQITERGIGNGISLIIFAGIVAQFPSGLFSTFQYVKNGNIQPIGALVLLAVVLGVIAAIIFCEQAQRRIPVQYAKRSVGKHYSGQSTHLPLKINTSGVIPPIFASSILMLPATFANVAPGDFFQRVQDFFAFDGWLYNCTYVVLIIFFCYFYTAVTFNPVDVADNLKKYGGYIPGIRPGKKTAEYIDRVLSRITMGGALYLSAVCVLPTILITRYDVPFFFGGTGLLIVVGVALDTVKQIESHLITRHYDGFSGGTGPRIRGRR; encoded by the coding sequence ATCGTGGCATCTGGTTTTTGGAACATTGGCAAGATTCCCGAGCTCCGTAACAGGATTCTCTTCACAGCAGCCTTACTGGCTATTTATCGCATCGGTATTTTCGTTGCGATTCCTGGTGTAAACCGGGTCGAACTCAGTAAAGCTCTCTCTGACTTGAGTGGAACCCTGTTTGGGTTCTTCAATATGTTTTCTGGCGGAGCCTTCGAGCAGGCAAGTATCTTTGCTCTTGGAATCATGCCCTATATCTCGGCCTCTATTATCATGCAGCTACTCGCAGTCGTTATTCCGACGGTTGAGCGGCTTCAGAAAGAGGGAGAAGCGGGTCGTAAGAAAATTAATCAGTACACCCGTTATGGAACGATCGCACTGTCCATTATTCAGGGATTCGGTGTGTCGACCTGGCTTACGCAAGGTATTGGCGGCTTAACCGTTGTTGATAATCCTGGGCCAAGTTTTTACTTCATGACCATCCTGACTTTGACTGCGGGTACGACCTTCGTAATGTGGCTCGGCGAGCAGATCACTGAACGTGGAATTGGTAACGGAATCTCACTGATTATCTTCGCGGGTATTGTTGCACAGTTCCCGTCTGGATTGTTCAGTACTTTTCAGTACGTCAAGAACGGTAACATTCAGCCAATTGGGGCACTGGTGCTTCTTGCAGTCGTTCTGGGTGTAATCGCAGCGATTATTTTCTGCGAGCAAGCGCAGCGTAGAATCCCGGTTCAGTACGCCAAGCGGTCCGTTGGGAAGCATTACAGTGGTCAGTCAACTCACTTACCGCTGAAGATTAATACTTCAGGTGTTATTCCTCCGATTTTTGCATCTTCGATTCTGATGTTGCCGGCTACGTTCGCAAACGTAGCGCCTGGTGACTTCTTCCAAAGAGTTCAAGACTTCTTCGCCTTCGACGGCTGGCTCTATAACTGCACCTATGTCGTCTTGATTATCTTCTTTTGCTACTTCTACACAGCGGTTACGTTTAATCCTGTAGATGTGGCTGACAACTTGAAGAAGTATGGCGGCTACATTCCAGGAATTCGGCCAGGAAAGAAGACTGCTGAGTACATCGACCGCGTATTGTCCCGGATTACCATGGGCGGAGCGTTGTACCTTTCAGCCGTTTGCGTTTTACCGACGATTCTTATTACGCGCTACGACGTTCCATTCTTCTTTGGTGGAACTGGCCTACTAATTGTCGTTGGTGTTGCTTTGGATACGGTTAAGCAAATCGAATCCCATCTCATCACGCGACACTATGATGGGTTTTCTGGTGGCACAGGCCCTCGGATCCGTGGACGGCGATAA